A stretch of Anaeromyxobacter dehalogenans 2CP-1 DNA encodes these proteins:
- a CDS encoding 2,3,4,5-tetrahydropyridine-2,6-dicarboxylate N-succinyltransferase, with translation MSDWNDVRKLIEGAFEDRARLQDPQAKAAVVKALHGLDRGELRVAEKKDGEWQVNAWLMQAVNLYFGITGMETTDFGPFQTRDKIPLKKDLEKAGVRLVPGGVARFGSHLEPGAVLMPGFVNIGARVGANSMVDTWATVGSCAQVGANVHLAGGVGIGGVLEPPGARPNIIEDGCFIGSRCILVEGVLVEEDCVLGANVVITASTPIIDVTGAQQVVHKGRVPPRSVVIPGTRPKQYPAGTFNIPCALIVGRRSAATDKKVSLNQALRDFEVQV, from the coding sequence ATGAGCGACTGGAACGACGTGCGGAAGCTGATCGAGGGGGCCTTCGAGGATCGGGCCCGGCTGCAGGACCCGCAGGCCAAGGCGGCGGTGGTGAAGGCGCTGCACGGCCTCGACCGCGGCGAGCTGCGGGTGGCGGAGAAGAAGGACGGCGAGTGGCAGGTGAACGCCTGGCTGATGCAGGCGGTGAACCTCTACTTCGGCATCACCGGGATGGAGACGACCGACTTCGGGCCGTTCCAGACGCGGGACAAGATCCCGCTCAAGAAGGATCTCGAGAAGGCCGGCGTGCGCCTGGTGCCGGGCGGCGTCGCCCGCTTCGGCTCGCACCTCGAGCCGGGCGCGGTGCTCATGCCCGGCTTCGTGAACATCGGCGCGCGCGTGGGCGCGAACTCGATGGTGGACACCTGGGCCACCGTCGGCTCCTGCGCGCAGGTCGGCGCGAACGTGCACCTCGCCGGCGGCGTCGGGATCGGCGGCGTGCTCGAGCCGCCCGGGGCCCGGCCGAACATCATCGAGGACGGCTGCTTCATCGGCAGCCGCTGCATCCTCGTCGAGGGCGTGCTGGTCGAGGAGGACTGCGTGCTCGGCGCGAACGTGGTCATCACCGCGTCCACGCCCATCATCGACGTGACCGGGGCGCAGCAGGTGGTCCACAAGGGCCGCGTCCCGCCGCGCTCGGTGGTGATCCCCGGCACGCGCCCGAAGCAGTATCCGGCCGGCACCTTCAACATCCCCTGCGCGCTCATCGTGGGCCGCCGCAGCGCCGCGACCGACAAGAAGGTCTCGCTGAACCAGGCGCTGCGCGACTTCGAGGTGCAGGTCTAG
- the dapC gene encoding succinyldiaminopimelate transaminase, with product MTTTSYESMRPLIMQDPPEFDIVHGSVRTLPTNPVLGQIRKNLSVELDERRRALAAAGKRLFDFGLGDPKEPTPPFLREALRAAVPEVSQYPSAFGTAALRRAAAGYLQRRFGVAVDPEAQVLACAGAKEAIFHLPLAFAGDPRRRKVVMPDPGYPTYEVGARFAGLEPVKVPLTARRRFLLEPEDVGEAVLRETLVYWISYPHNPTGAEAPRDYLRRVGAAALEHGFIVASDECYADIYFGEPPASMLEVQLENVLAIHSCSKRSGMTGYRSGFLAGDPDLVRGLRALRSHPGVSQPEFVAAAATAAWSDDAHAAERREIFRRKRDRFLRFFAEKGLAVDASDATLYLWVRVPEGHTSSSYALQLLDAGIVVAPGIAFGAGEGYVRVALVPTLEECEEAIRAWARIEP from the coding sequence ATGACCACCACGTCGTACGAGAGCATGCGCCCGCTTATAATGCAGGACCCGCCGGAGTTCGATATTGTTCACGGTTCCGTGCGGACCCTCCCGACGAACCCGGTGCTCGGCCAGATCCGGAAGAACCTCTCCGTCGAGCTCGACGAGCGCCGGCGCGCGCTCGCCGCGGCCGGGAAGCGCCTGTTCGACTTCGGCCTCGGGGATCCCAAGGAGCCGACGCCGCCGTTCCTGCGCGAGGCCCTGCGCGCCGCCGTGCCCGAGGTGTCGCAGTACCCGAGCGCGTTCGGCACCGCGGCGCTCCGCCGCGCGGCGGCCGGGTACCTCCAGCGCCGCTTCGGCGTGGCGGTGGATCCCGAGGCCCAGGTGCTCGCCTGCGCGGGCGCCAAGGAGGCGATCTTCCACCTGCCGCTCGCGTTCGCGGGCGACCCGCGCCGCCGCAAGGTGGTGATGCCGGATCCGGGCTACCCCACCTACGAGGTGGGGGCGCGCTTCGCGGGGCTCGAGCCGGTGAAGGTCCCGCTCACCGCCCGCCGCCGGTTCCTGCTCGAGCCGGAGGACGTGGGCGAGGCCGTGCTGCGCGAGACGCTCGTCTACTGGATCAGCTACCCGCACAACCCCACCGGCGCCGAGGCCCCCCGCGACTACCTGCGGCGCGTCGGCGCGGCCGCGCTCGAGCACGGGTTCATCGTCGCCTCCGACGAGTGCTACGCCGACATCTACTTCGGCGAGCCGCCCGCCTCGATGCTGGAGGTGCAACTCGAGAACGTGCTCGCCATCCACTCCTGCTCGAAGCGGAGCGGCATGACGGGCTACCGCAGCGGCTTCCTGGCCGGCGACCCGGACCTCGTCCGCGGGCTGCGCGCGCTGCGCAGCCACCCCGGCGTCTCCCAGCCCGAGTTCGTGGCCGCCGCCGCGACCGCGGCCTGGTCCGACGACGCCCACGCCGCCGAGCGGCGCGAGATCTTCCGGCGCAAGCGCGACCGGTTCCTGCGCTTCTTCGCGGAGAAGGGGCTGGCCGTCGACGCGTCGGACGCCACCCTGTATCTCTGGGTCCGCGTGCCGGAGGGGCACACCTCCTCGAGCTACGCGCTGCAGCTCCTCGACGCGGGCATCGTGGTGGCGCCGGGGATCGCGTTCGGCGCAGGAGAAGGATACGTCCGCGTGGCGCTGGTGCCCACGCTGGAGGAGTGCGAGGAGGCCATCCGGGCCTGGGCGAGGATCGAGCCATGA